The sequence GCTAATCACCACAAAAAGCGGAGCCACCATCCCGGCCGAGGGCGTAGTCACAAGCTCCATCGGCATGGCGCCGAACGTCATAAAACGCTACAACCGCCAGCGCTCGCTTGAAATAGGCGCAAACGTCGAGGGCATCGCGCCCGGCGACGGCATAAAGGCGATGGAAGAGGTCTTCAAAAAATACGCGCCGCAGGACGGGACCTACAGCATGGTGCCGTCTGGAGACACGGAGAACATGAAAGAGAGCTTCGGCTACATGTCCATCGCGCTCATCTTTGCGATACTGCTCGTCTACATCGTCATGGCGATACAGTTTGAATCCTTCGTCCACCCGTTCACGGTAATGTTCTCGCTGCCTCTTATGACCGCAGGCTCCTTCGGACTGCTCGCCCTAATGGGGCTGAGGCTTTCCGTCATGAGCTTCATGGGAGTCATACTGCTGGTCGGCGTCGTCGTCAACAACGCGATACTGCTTGTCGACTTCATAAACCAGCTGCGAGCGTCGGGCTGCGACAAGGTAACGGCCGTGCTCAAAGCGGGGCCGCTGCGCCTCCGCGCCATACTGATGACCACAGTCTCCACGATGGTAGGTTCGCTGCCCGTGGCGCTTGCGCTCTCACAGGGCGGCGAGACGCGCCAGCCGATGTCCGTCGCGGTCATCGGAGGCCTTTTCACCTCGACGCTGCTTACTCTGCTCGTCATACCGGTCATCTACCTCATGATGGACGACCTGATGGACAGGGCGCGCGCCAGGTTCAGAAGATACCAGGCGTTCAGACGCTACAAAGAAAAAGAAAGAGGACGGTGCTGATGAAAAACTTTGCAAAAGGCGCGGCGGCCGCGCTGCTCGTCTTGCTGCTCGCATCCGGCGCGCGCGCTGCGGCCCCCATCGACATAAACGAGGCGGTGACGCTCGCGCTCAAAAACAACGCGCAGCTTCGCCAGCTCCGTCAGGAGCTGATAAAGGCGGACGCCTTCAAGCTCGCGGCAGACGGCACGCTGCTGCCCTCCGTATCGGCCTCAGCCGCCGCGGACAAACAGCGCGAGCCGCAGACGACGGACGGCTCGGACAGAAGCGACAACAGAAACGTCAAAGCGATGCTTGAACAGGTCATCTACTCCGGCGGCAAAAACAGCGCCATCCGCGCGCAGGCGCCGCAGGTAAAAAGCATCGCGCGCCTCGCTCTTGCGGACGGCGAAAACCTCACGGCGGGCGAGCTCTACGCGCGCTTCTACGACGTGCTGCTCAAAAAAAAGCAGATAGAGGCCGAGGAGTCCGCGGTCTCAACCTCAGAGATGCACCTAAAGCAGGTGAGGAAGATGGCGGAGCTGGGCCTCGCAAACCGTCTTGACGTCATACGCGCCGGCCAGCAGCTTGCCACCAACACGGCGGCGCTTGCAATGGCGCGAGGCATGTTTGAGACCTCGCAGATATCGCTGATGAACTACATGGCGATAGCGCCCGAAGAGCGCCGCGAAGTGGCGGGCGCTCTGTACACGCCGGCCGTATCGGGCGACCAGAGCCTCTCGCTTGCTGCGGCGCAGCAATACCGCGCCGACCGCATGGGCCTCGAAGAACAGCTCAAATACCAGGCAAACCAGATAAAGATAGAAAAGAGCGGACTTCTGCCCAAGGTGACGGCGGGGCTTTCCTCCGGCTGGGCAAACCCCTATCAGCGCAGCGACCAAAGCGGAGACACGTGGCGCGCGGAGATAACGCTCGCCGTCCCCATCTTTGACAGAAACGTCACGCAGAGCGCCGTCATCACCGCAAAAGCGGTGCGCGAGCAGAACGCCATCGCGCTTTCTCAAAAAAACATAGATATAAAATCCGAGGTGGCCTCCGCGTGGGCGGACATCGAAACGAGCCGCAAGAGCCTGGCCGCCTCCGAAAAGGCGCTTGAACTGGCAAAGGAGACGCTGCGCCTCGCGCAGGCCGGCTTCCGCGAAGGCGTCACGCCGCAGCTCGACCTGCTCGACGCGCAGTCGTCGCTCACGGCGACCCAGCTTGAATACAACCGCGCGCAATACAACTGCCTCATCGCCGCAGTCGCCCTCAGGGTGACGGAGGGCACGGCCGCCGAATGGAATGGAGATAAAAATTAGATGAGCAAAATAAAACTTCCCGACAAAAGCACAGCCATAGTCATTCTCGTATTTATCGCGGTAATCGCGGCGATAGGCCTCTTCAGCCATCGCGACAAGATATTCACCGGCAGGGACAAAAAGGCCGCGGAGAGCTCCGCCATCGTCCAGACGGAACGTGCGGGCGCAGACTCCACCGTCGCCGACAAAATAGTCCAGAACATGTCCGTCGAGGCGCGCCGCCGCGTGCAGCTTCTGCCGCGCGTCACAGGCAGGCTCATGGAGCTTCGCGTAAAACAGGGCAGCATCGTCCGCGCGGGCGACGTCGTGGCGACGCTTGAGCACGACCAGCAGAACGCGCTCGTCTACTCCGCCGCGGCCCAGCTTGCCGCAGCACGCGCGGAGACTGCGAAGGCGAAGGCCGAGATGCTCAACGCAAAGACAAACGTAGACCGCTACCGCCGCCTCTATAAAGAGGGCTTCTCAACGCAGCAGCAGCTTGACGCGATAGAGACGGAGCACACCGGAGCCGTAGCCGCGCTTGAAGCGGCTCGCGCGAAGGAGCGCCAGTACTCCGCGGAGTCCACGCGCGCCGCCTCCACAAAAGAGGACTATATCATCCGCGCGCCGATGGACGGCATCGTGCTCAACGACTACACGCTGACAAAGGGCGCTATGATCTCCCCGTCGTCGCCGGTGCTAGACATAGCCGACCCGCGCAGGCTCAAAGCGACGCTCAAAATACCGGAACTCAAAATATTCGCCGTAAAAATCGGTATGCCGGTGCTGCTTGCCTTTGACGCTCTGCCCGGCGAAAAATTCACAGGCTCCGTTACGCGCATCGACCAATACGTAGACCCAGCCACGCGCACAAGCAGCGTAGAGATAGAGCTCGACAACGACAAGCAGGCGGGCGGACGGCTGCGCCCCGGAATGTTCGGAACGGCCTCCATCGTCGAAAAAGAATATAAAAACGCGATAACGGTGGCAGACGGCGCGCTTCACGCAAGCGAAGAGGGCTACTACGCCTTCATAGTGCGCAACGGCAAAGCGATAATGCGTCAGGTGAAGACCGGCATAAAAGAAAACGGCCGCACGCAGATAACGGACGGCCTGAACGCAGGCGACGAAGTGATAACCTTCGGAGGCGCGAACCTAAAAAGCGGAGAGGCCGTCAGCGTAGAAAACTAAAAACGAACTATGACACGACGTCAAAAGGCCCGGGGTGCATACCGGGCCTTTTGACGTCTTGAACTTTACCTGTATCCTGTTGGGAGGAGGAAGGTGTCTTTTTTATGCCGCCCGCGCCGCCTTGAGCGTTTCCTTGTCGAAGTAGCAGCTCTTAAGAAGTTCGGCCATCTGAGCGGGCGTTATAGCGCGAGGGTTCGAGCCTGTGCAGGCGTCTCCCACGGCAAGCTCCGCGACCTTCGGCAGCTTCTCCATGAATTCCTTTTCACAGATGACGCCGCCCTCGTAATCCTTGATGCGCGAGGGGATGTCAAGCGCCGCGTTCATTGTGTTGATGTGATCCACAAGCGCCTCCACAAGCTCCGCGGTGTTCTTGCCGCAGAGGCCCAGGAACTGTGCTATCTCGGCGTATCTTGCCGCCGCCGCCGGCTCCTCTGCGTTGAAGCGGATCACCTTAGGCAGATACATCGCGTTTGCGCAGCCGTGGACGATGTGCGCGCCGGAGTATGCGGCGCCCGTCTTGTGCGCCATTGAATGCACGATGCCAAGTAGCGCGTTTGAGAAGGCCATACCGGCCAGGCACTGCGCGTTGTGCATCGTGGCGCGCGCCTCCATGTCGCCGTTGTAGGAATCTATCAGGTTCTCGCTGACCAGCTTTATCGCGTGCAGCGCAAGCGGGTCTGTGTAGTCGCTGTGCAGCGTCGAGACGTAGGCTTCGACCGCGTGCGTCATCGCGTCCATGCCCGTGTGCGCCGTCAGCTTCTTAGGCATCGTCTCCGCGAGGTCGGGGTCTACTATCGCCACGTCCGGCGTGATGTTGAAGTCGGCGAGCGGGTATTTGATGCCCTTCTGATAGTCTGTGATGACTGAGAAGGCCGTCACCTCGGTGGCCGTGCCTGACGTTGACGGAATGGCGCAGAACTTTGCCTTCTGGCGCAGCTCGGGGAAGTTGAAGGGAATGCAGAGCGCCTCAAAGGTGGTCTCTGGGTACTCGTAGAAGGCCCACATAGCCTTGGCCGCGTCGATGGGCGAACCGCCGCCTATTGAGATTATCCAGTCCGGCTCAAAGCTTCTCATCTCGGACGCGCCCTTCATGACCGTCTCAACGGAAGGATCCGGCTCTACGCCCTCAAAGAGACGCACCTCAAAACCGGCCTCTTTAAGATAAGCTTCAACTTTATCGAGGAAGCCGAAGCGTTTCATGCTTCCGCCGCCAACCACGACAAAGGCCTTTTTGCCTTTGAGCGTCTTAAGAGCCTCCAGCGAACCCTTTCCATGATAGAGATCGCGCGGTAATGTAAATCTTGCCATGATCAATTCCTCCTGTAAATAAATTTTATATTTTTGTGGTCCATCGTATCTCGTTCACTGATGGCATTATATATCGCTCCCACATTACTGAATAGGCATAAAAACGGCATATCGCTATACATATACCGATATAACATTATCTAATGTGCAGGCGACACAGAGCGCGCCGAACGTGAAAAGGAACTTGAATTAAAGAGAGCGAGAGAATAGAATGAAAGCATAAAATGATCACAACGCTGGCGAAGGGAGCGGTGACGGATGAGGTGTTTTATGTGCAAGGGAAATATGGAAGATAAAGAGACGACCTTCATGACTGAAATAGAGGGTACGATCATCATCGTCAAAAATGTTCCGTCGCAGGTCTGCGTTCAGTGCGGAGAAATCTCCTACTCTGACGCGGTCGCCTCGGAGCTTGAAAAAATCGTTTCCAGCCTCAGAAACGGGATGACGGAAATAACCGTCGTCAATTTCAAAGACGCGGCCTGACCCTTAGCTTGACAAGCCTTCGTCTCTGGCTGACAATTAAACTTACGGATAAAAATAACTTTTTCTGGGGGATCAGTCATGTATAAAATCGTGCTTATCAGACATGGAAAGAGCGCTTGGAACAAGGAGAACAGGTTCACGGGGTGGCAGGACGTGCCGCTTTCGGAGAAGGGGCTTGCCGAAGCCGCGGCTGCCGGCCGCCTGCTTAAAGGCGAGGGCTTCGTCTTTGACAAGGCCTACACCTCGGTGCTGCGCCGTGCGATAAAGACGCTCTGGTGCGTGCTGGAGGAGACGGACCTCATGTGGATACCGACGGTGAAGACGTGGCGTCTCAACGAACGTCATTACGGCGCGCTGCAGGGTCTGAACAAATCGGAGACGGCGGCGAAGTACGGAGACGAGCAGGTGAAGATATGGCGCCGCAGCTACGCGACGAGGCCGCCGCTTCTTGAGGCGGGCGACGAACGCTGGCCGGGCCGTGAGGCGCGCTACGCCGGCCTTACGCCGCAGGAGCTTCCGCTTGGCGAGTGCCTTGAAGACACGGTGGCGCGCGTCGTGCCCTATTGGGAAAAGGTCATAGCGCCGGACGTCCGCGCGGGCGTTCGCCTTATAATAGCGGCGCACGGCAACAGCCTCCGCGCGCTCGTCAAATATCTTGACGGCGTATCCGAGGAGGAGATAGTCGGGCTCAACATACCGACGGGCGTACCGCTCGTCTATGAGCTGGACGACGAATTAAAGCCCATCCGTCATTACTACCTTGGCGACGCCGAGGCGATAAAGGCGGCGCAGGAGGCGGTGGCAAAGCAGGGTTCAGCGAAGAAAGATTAAAGGCGCGGCAAATAATCAAATAAAAATATCGGCCGTCTCATGTCGGATGAGGCGCCCGGTGTTTTTATTTTGTTTTGAGCATTACGCCGCCCATGTCGCGTTCGAGTTTTTTCATCAGGTAGTGCGCGAAGAGCCAAGTGACCAGCGTGCCGCCCACGAATGAGATGGGCTGGAATAGCCATATCCACTGGATGGAGACGAGCCCGGCAAGCAGCCAGATGGCGGAGATGCGGAAGATGAGGCTGCGGCATATCTGCACGATGAGGCCGAAGGCGGAATAGCCGGTGGCCACGAAGAGCGCGTTGTAAAAAATATTGTAGATGACGAGCGGATAGGCCGCTATGGTTATGCGCAGCGACTGCACCGCGATGTCGGCGGTGTGCGCGGTGGGGCGAAAGAGCGCGACCGCGGGCCACGGCCATATCATGAGCGCAAGCCCAAGCGGGATGGTGATGCAGGCGCTTATCTTTACGGCGGCTATGATGCCCGCCTTCATCCGCGATAGGTTCCGGCTGCCGTAGTTATAGGCGAGAAAGGGCACGAGCGCGTCGTTTATGCCCATCATCGAGTTGAACGAGATGTCTTCCACGCGCAGCTCTATCATCCAGCCGGCCACCGCCGCGTTGCCGTAGGTAGCAGAAAGTATCTTGTTGACAGTCCCCATGCCGCAGGCGACGCTTCCTGTGGCGAGCGTCACTGGAAGCCCTATTTTCGTTATGCCCATCCAGTATCTCGCCATCCACAGACGCGGCGGCGCTATGACGGGCAGTTTGAGCGCGCTTGAATCACGCAGTTTTTTCATTATATAGAAAAGTCCCACGACGCGCCCGATGAATGTCGCGAAGGCGGCGCCCGTCATGCCCCAGCCGAAGGTGAAGATGAATATTGGGTCCAGCACTAGGTTCAGCCCGTTTGCTATGATGAAATATTTCAGCGGTATGATGGTGTTGCCCTGACAGCGGAAGAGCGAGTTGCCCATGTAGGTGTAGCTTATGGTGAGCAGCGTGGGCGGTATCCACAAATTATAGAGGTAGGCCTGATGCAGCGTCACGGGGTCGGTAGCGCCCAGCATCCTGAAGAAGGCGTTTGAAGCCGGCTCAAAGATAAAGGGCAGCCACAGCATGCAGAGAAGGTAGGAAAAAATAAGTCCCGACTCCGCAATGCGCTGCGCCTCTTTTTGGTTTCCCTCGCCGAGTTTGCGGCCCACGAGCGCCGTGACGCCGTTGCCGACGCCCTCGTAGACGGCCCAGACGCCTATCTGCACTGGGAAGGTGTACGAGATGGCGACCATGTAGCTTTCGCCGAGCCACGATATGAATACCGTGTCGACTAGATTGAAGAGCGTGTGAAAGAGCACCATCGCTATCGAGGGGACGGCAAGCCGCACCAGCGACGAGAGCACCGGCCCTTTTCCTAGATCCACCGCGCCGCGTTCGCGCGTCTGTTCCTTTATCTTTGTTACTGCCTCTTTTATAAAATTGATCATGACTGCTATGCTCCCGTCCTTTGTGCGAACATCAGTTTAAGCTCTCTGCGGCCACGCATGAAGATGGCCCATGAGATGATAAATGCGAAAATATCGGCTGCCGCAAACGACGCCCACGCGCCGTCCACGCCCCAGATGGCGGAGAGCGCCAAAGCAAGCGGCGGATGCAAAAGAAGCGGCCGCAGCATCGAGAGAAAGAATGCCATCCGCGCGCTGCCCGTGCCCTGATAGTATGTGGAGACCATCACCTGCGCGCCCGCGAAGGGCAGTCCCAGCGCTATGCAGTAGATGCCGGCCGCGCCTGACGAAAGCAGCGCCTCGTCGTTTGAAAAGAGCGCCAGCACCGCGCGCGGGAAGATGAAAAGCAGCACGGCGCAGATGCAGCAGATTACCGTGGCTGCTATGTTGGAGAGCCTCATCGCGCGCAGCACGCGCCGGAAGTTGTTTGCTCCGTAGTTGTAGCCAACGAGCGGCAGCAGCCCGTGCCCCATGCCTATGACCGGCATTATTATGAGCGAAAGTATCCGCTGCACCAGTCCGGAAGAGGCGACCGCGATTGAGCCGCCGGTGCTGGAAAATATTCTGTTCAGCACAGTCCACGAGATTGCGATGCCCACCTGCCGAACAAAGGCCGACGCGCCCACCGTCAGCACCTGCCAAAGCAGCGGCAGAGAGGGCCGGCGCAGGTAGCGTCTGCCTACGGGCACGGCGCTTTTGCCGCTTGCGTAGTAATAGACGAGCCAGACGAGCGCGCAAATCTGCGACAGCACCGTGGCCCACGCCGCGCCCGCCACGCCCCAGTGAAAGACGAAGATAAAGAGCGGGTCGAGCAGGATGTTGAGCACCGACGAGATCATCATGCTGTACATGCAAAGCCGCGTGTTGCCCTCG is a genomic window of Cloacibacillus sp. containing:
- a CDS encoding TolC family protein; this translates as MKNFAKGAAAALLVLLLASGARAAAPIDINEAVTLALKNNAQLRQLRQELIKADAFKLAADGTLLPSVSASAAADKQREPQTTDGSDRSDNRNVKAMLEQVIYSGGKNSAIRAQAPQVKSIARLALADGENLTAGELYARFYDVLLKKKQIEAEESAVSTSEMHLKQVRKMAELGLANRLDVIRAGQQLATNTAALAMARGMFETSQISLMNYMAIAPEERREVAGALYTPAVSGDQSLSLAAAQQYRADRMGLEEQLKYQANQIKIEKSGLLPKVTAGLSSGWANPYQRSDQSGDTWRAEITLAVPIFDRNVTQSAVITAKAVREQNAIALSQKNIDIKSEVASAWADIETSRKSLAASEKALELAKETLRLAQAGFREGVTPQLDLLDAQSSLTATQLEYNRAQYNCLIAAVALRVTEGTAAEWNGDKN
- a CDS encoding efflux RND transporter periplasmic adaptor subunit codes for the protein MSKIKLPDKSTAIVILVFIAVIAAIGLFSHRDKIFTGRDKKAAESSAIVQTERAGADSTVADKIVQNMSVEARRRVQLLPRVTGRLMELRVKQGSIVRAGDVVATLEHDQQNALVYSAAAQLAAARAETAKAKAEMLNAKTNVDRYRRLYKEGFSTQQQLDAIETEHTGAVAALEAARAKERQYSAESTRAASTKEDYIIRAPMDGIVLNDYTLTKGAMISPSSPVLDIADPRRLKATLKIPELKIFAVKIGMPVLLAFDALPGEKFTGSVTRIDQYVDPATRTSSVEIELDNDKQAGGRLRPGMFGTASIVEKEYKNAITVADGALHASEEGYYAFIVRNGKAIMRQVKTGIKENGRTQITDGLNAGDEVITFGGANLKSGEAVSVEN
- a CDS encoding MATE family efflux transporter, producing MKTNDTKALGTAPIGRLLVELSIPAMAGMFMISLYNVADAFFVGRGVGPLGIASVFISFPATLVVMAVSQTFGVGGGSVIARALGAGDTERAGGTLGTIFVAGAACSLLMTALLLIFLPRLLEMLGAASDMMEYSLVYGGVIFLGTPVYFMMMVLNNLVRGEGNTRLCMYSMMISSVLNILLDPLFIFVFHWGVAGAAWATVLSQICALVWLVYYYASGKSAVPVGRRYLRRPSLPLLWQVLTVGASAFVRQVGIAISWTVLNRIFSSTGGSIAVASSGLVQRILSLIIMPVIGMGHGLLPLVGYNYGANNFRRVLRAMRLSNIAATVICCICAVLLFIFPRAVLALFSNDEALLSSGAAGIYCIALGLPFAGAQVMVSTYYQGTGSARMAFFLSMLRPLLLHPPLALALSAIWGVDGAWASFAAADIFAFIISWAIFMRGRRELKLMFAQRTGA
- a CDS encoding iron-containing alcohol dehydrogenase produces the protein MARFTLPRDLYHGKGSLEALKTLKGKKAFVVVGGGSMKRFGFLDKVEAYLKEAGFEVRLFEGVEPDPSVETVMKGASEMRSFEPDWIISIGGGSPIDAAKAMWAFYEYPETTFEALCIPFNFPELRQKAKFCAIPSTSGTATEVTAFSVITDYQKGIKYPLADFNITPDVAIVDPDLAETMPKKLTAHTGMDAMTHAVEAYVSTLHSDYTDPLALHAIKLVSENLIDSYNGDMEARATMHNAQCLAGMAFSNALLGIVHSMAHKTGAAYSGAHIVHGCANAMYLPKVIRFNAEEPAAAARYAEIAQFLGLCGKNTAELVEALVDHINTMNAALDIPSRIKDYEGGVICEKEFMEKLPKVAELAVGDACTGSNPRAITPAQMAELLKSCYFDKETLKAARAA
- a CDS encoding type II toxin-antitoxin system MqsA family antitoxin, producing the protein MCKGNMEDKETTFMTEIEGTIIIVKNVPSQVCVQCGEISYSDAVASELEKIVSSLRNGMTEITVVNFKDAA
- a CDS encoding MATE family efflux transporter, yielding MINFIKEAVTKIKEQTRERGAVDLGKGPVLSSLVRLAVPSIAMVLFHTLFNLVDTVFISWLGESYMVAISYTFPVQIGVWAVYEGVGNGVTALVGRKLGEGNQKEAQRIAESGLIFSYLLCMLWLPFIFEPASNAFFRMLGATDPVTLHQAYLYNLWIPPTLLTISYTYMGNSLFRCQGNTIIPLKYFIIANGLNLVLDPIFIFTFGWGMTGAAFATFIGRVVGLFYIMKKLRDSSALKLPVIAPPRLWMARYWMGITKIGLPVTLATGSVACGMGTVNKILSATYGNAAVAGWMIELRVEDISFNSMMGINDALVPFLAYNYGSRNLSRMKAGIIAAVKISACITIPLGLALMIWPWPAVALFRPTAHTADIAVQSLRITIAAYPLVIYNIFYNALFVATGYSAFGLIVQICRSLIFRISAIWLLAGLVSIQWIWLFQPISFVGGTLVTWLFAHYLMKKLERDMGGVMLKTK
- the gpmA gene encoding 2,3-diphosphoglycerate-dependent phosphoglycerate mutase, which codes for MYKIVLIRHGKSAWNKENRFTGWQDVPLSEKGLAEAAAAGRLLKGEGFVFDKAYTSVLRRAIKTLWCVLEETDLMWIPTVKTWRLNERHYGALQGLNKSETAAKYGDEQVKIWRRSYATRPPLLEAGDERWPGREARYAGLTPQELPLGECLEDTVARVVPYWEKVIAPDVRAGVRLIIAAHGNSLRALVKYLDGVSEEEIVGLNIPTGVPLVYELDDELKPIRHYYLGDAEAIKAAQEAVAKQGSAKKD